One genomic region from Parerythrobacter aestuarii encodes:
- a CDS encoding FAD-binding oxidoreductase produces MSHTDAFIEQASALLGQRGFTRDTDLMTPWLTDWRGRYTGKALGLASPASTNEVAKLVGLCAEHGVPIVPQGGNSGMCGGATPDTEGTAILLSLRRMDKIRVIDADSRQAVCEAGVILQTLHEAADARQMRFPLTLGGKGSATIGGLISTNAGGTQVLRHGTMRAQVLGLEAVLPDGSVFEGLVPLKKDNRGFDMKQLLIGSEGTLGIVTAATLRLLPAMAGRTVLWVGLDTLQDARRLLLHADKIAGDALEGFEVMPRHSLEAVLDHLPDARDPLGEPHHWYALIELVGSEDSVERLPALVETILEGALEAGLLEDATIAASETQAEQFWLLRDSISPAERAIGPAMQHDISVPVEKMPDFVDMAAPEMERRFPGTKAIAFGHLGDGNVHFHILAPPGVTPGDWEEGVGKDISALVHDLVTQWGGSISAEHGIGQMKRDELGRLGDPVSLAMMRSIKRALDPQGLMNPGKLVPQ; encoded by the coding sequence ATGTCGCACACTGACGCATTCATAGAGCAGGCAAGCGCCCTTCTCGGCCAGCGCGGATTCACGCGCGACACCGATCTCATGACCCCCTGGCTGACCGATTGGCGCGGCCGTTACACGGGCAAGGCACTGGGGCTCGCCTCTCCGGCTTCAACCAATGAAGTCGCGAAACTGGTCGGGCTATGCGCCGAACATGGCGTGCCCATCGTTCCGCAGGGCGGCAACAGCGGCATGTGCGGGGGTGCCACGCCAGATACAGAAGGCACCGCGATCCTCCTTTCGTTGCGAAGAATGGACAAGATCCGGGTCATCGATGCGGACTCCCGGCAGGCGGTTTGCGAAGCGGGCGTAATATTGCAGACCTTGCATGAAGCCGCGGATGCCCGGCAGATGCGGTTTCCCCTTACGCTTGGTGGCAAGGGCTCGGCGACGATCGGTGGGCTGATTTCGACCAATGCGGGGGGTACACAAGTGCTTCGTCACGGTACCATGCGCGCGCAGGTGCTGGGCCTCGAAGCCGTGCTTCCCGATGGCAGCGTATTCGAAGGGCTGGTCCCACTCAAGAAGGACAATCGCGGCTTCGACATGAAGCAGCTGCTGATCGGTTCGGAAGGAACGCTTGGCATCGTCACGGCGGCGACACTGCGGTTGTTGCCCGCGATGGCCGGGCGCACGGTGCTGTGGGTTGGCCTCGACACGTTGCAGGATGCACGCCGGCTGCTTCTCCATGCCGACAAGATCGCTGGCGATGCACTGGAGGGGTTCGAAGTCATGCCCCGGCATTCGCTGGAGGCCGTGCTCGATCATTTGCCTGACGCACGCGACCCGCTGGGCGAACCACACCATTGGTATGCCCTGATTGAGCTGGTCGGCAGCGAAGACTCGGTCGAACGCCTGCCTGCACTGGTCGAGACCATCCTGGAAGGCGCGCTGGAAGCAGGATTGCTCGAAGATGCCACCATCGCAGCCAGCGAGACGCAGGCCGAACAGTTCTGGCTGCTGCGCGACAGCATTTCGCCCGCCGAACGCGCGATCGGTCCGGCGATGCAGCACGATATCTCCGTGCCGGTCGAGAAGATGCCCGATTTCGTCGACATGGCCGCGCCGGAGATGGAGCGTCGCTTCCCCGGGACCAAGGCGATCGCCTTCGGCCACCTGGGCGACGGCAATGTCCATTTCCACATCCTAGCCCCACCCGGCGTCACTCCCGGTGATTGGGAGGAAGGCGTAGGAAAGGATATCAGCGCCCTGGTGCACGATCTCGTTACTCAATGGGGCGGATCGATCAGTGCCGAACACGGGATCGGGCAAATGAAACGGGATGAACTGGGCCGCCTGGGTGACCCGGTCTCGCTGGCGATGATGCGCAGCATCAAGCGAGCACTTGACCCACAGGGATTGATGAACCCAGGCAAGCTGGTTCCGCAATAG
- a CDS encoding SapC family protein: MASAPQPSLPLLYNDLMPLNTRDHGKFKSRPMDEAKFLSKHHAIPLTVDEFVQAQRSFPIVFSSGDNPLPLALMGLNEGVNTFVDADGKINDPIYLPAYIRRYPFILAKLNQDSEELSLCFDPTAGSLGEFEEGEALFDENGGTTATTKNILDFCEKFEEAGMRTKAFIEQLKENDLLMAGEISIERTEMPGKPYIYRGFQMINQEKLREVSGEKLEEWNKNGMIALIYAHLFSLDLMRTIFARQVNNGQLPDPVAQPAG, from the coding sequence ATGGCCAGCGCGCCGCAGCCCAGCCTGCCCCTTCTGTACAATGACCTGATGCCGCTCAACACGCGCGATCACGGCAAGTTCAAGTCGCGTCCGATGGACGAGGCCAAGTTCCTCAGCAAGCATCACGCGATTCCGCTGACCGTGGACGAATTTGTCCAGGCTCAGCGCAGTTTCCCGATCGTGTTCTCCTCGGGCGACAACCCGCTGCCGCTGGCCCTCATGGGCCTGAACGAGGGTGTGAACACCTTCGTAGACGCTGACGGCAAGATCAACGATCCGATCTACCTGCCGGCCTATATCCGCCGCTATCCCTTCATCCTCGCCAAGCTGAACCAGGACAGCGAAGAACTGTCGCTGTGCTTCGACCCGACTGCTGGATCGCTGGGCGAATTCGAAGAGGGCGAAGCCCTGTTCGACGAAAACGGCGGCACCACGGCGACCACCAAGAACATCCTCGATTTCTGCGAGAAGTTCGAAGAAGCCGGCATGCGCACCAAGGCGTTCATCGAGCAGCTCAAGGAAAACGACCTGCTGATGGCGGGTGAGATTTCCATCGAGCGGACCGAAATGCCGGGCAAGCCGTACATTTACCGCGGCTTCCAGATGATCAACCAGGAAAAGCTGCGCGAAGTCAGCGGCGAAAAGCTGGAAGAGTGGAACAAGAACGGCATGATCGCGCTGATCTATGCCCACCTGTTCTCGCTCGACCTGATGCGGACCATTTTTGCCCGCCAGGTCAACAACGGCCAGCTGCCCGATCCGGTTGCCCAACCGGCTGGCTAA
- a CDS encoding N-formylglutamate amidohydrolase has product MQQDITMGGRIPGTNEPAFLVQATEKPECPVLIAAPHGGRNYPPQVIDRMRDPRYSQLRLEDRLIDLLAVEIARETGAPLILARAPRAMLDLNRADDDMDWTMVAEGAPADAPHSRANRRARSGLGLIPRRLSGLGEIWRSRHTQEEVNARIQHIHEPYHRAMSDSLSTIRRRWGTALLLDLHSMPPLKKRHPDDQPAEFVVGDRFGASSNGMLSATALRFLARNQRRAAHNRPYAGGYVLDRHGKPSLGIHAMQLEVCRSLYLDSRYEEASARMPVVAKLLAGLVRELAGELLSSAGGRDLRQAAE; this is encoded by the coding sequence ATGCAGCAGGATATCACCATGGGCGGGCGGATACCGGGGACGAACGAGCCTGCTTTCCTGGTCCAGGCGACAGAAAAGCCGGAATGCCCGGTCCTCATCGCCGCGCCGCATGGCGGGCGGAACTATCCTCCTCAGGTGATAGATCGGATGCGCGATCCACGCTATTCGCAGTTACGGCTGGAAGACCGGCTGATTGACCTGCTTGCAGTCGAGATTGCCCGGGAAACCGGGGCGCCGCTGATCCTGGCCCGGGCCCCGCGGGCAATGCTGGACCTCAACCGCGCCGATGACGACATGGACTGGACCATGGTGGCGGAAGGCGCGCCGGCCGATGCGCCGCATTCGCGCGCCAATCGGCGTGCGCGCAGCGGGCTAGGGCTCATTCCACGGCGCTTGTCAGGCCTCGGCGAAATCTGGCGGTCGCGACATACGCAGGAGGAAGTGAACGCGCGGATCCAGCACATTCATGAACCTTATCATCGTGCAATGTCCGATTCGCTTTCGACTATCCGGCGTCGTTGGGGAACCGCATTGCTGCTGGATCTCCATTCCATGCCACCGCTGAAGAAGCGCCACCCCGACGACCAGCCTGCAGAGTTTGTAGTCGGTGACCGCTTCGGGGCCTCCAGCAATGGCATGCTGTCGGCTACCGCGCTGCGGTTCCTCGCCCGCAACCAACGCCGGGCAGCGCATAATCGCCCTTACGCCGGCGGATACGTGCTCGACAGGCATGGCAAACCTTCGTTGGGGATCCATGCCATGCAACTGGAAGTCTGCCGATCGCTCTATCTCGATTCTCGGTATGAGGAAGCGAGCGCGAGAATGCCTGTCGTGGCGAAGCTGCTGGCCGGGCTGGTGCGCGAACTGGCCGGGGAACTGCTGTCGTCGGCCGGTGGCCGCGACCTCCGCCAAGCAGCCGAATAG
- the cpdR gene encoding cell cycle two-component system response regulator CpdR, with protein MENTLPSRRILLAEDEEAMRTYLSRALENAGYEVVSVDRGTAALPALESEHFDLLLSDIVMPEMDGIELAQRCNEVSPRTKVMFITGFAAVSLKASRDQPQAKVLSKPFHLRDLVLEVERVFEDREQARV; from the coding sequence ATGGAGAACACCCTGCCTTCGCGTCGCATCCTGCTCGCCGAAGATGAGGAGGCCATGCGGACCTACCTCTCCCGGGCGCTGGAAAATGCCGGATATGAAGTCGTCTCGGTCGACCGGGGCACGGCCGCCTTGCCGGCGCTCGAATCGGAGCACTTCGACCTGCTCCTGTCCGACATAGTCATGCCGGAAATGGACGGAATCGAACTGGCCCAGCGCTGCAATGAAGTGAGTCCACGGACCAAGGTGATGTTCATCACCGGATTCGCCGCCGTGTCGCTCAAGGCCAGCCGCGACCAGCCGCAAGCCAAGGTGCTGTCGAAACCGTTCCACCTGCGCGACCTGGTGCTGGAAGTGGAGCGTGTCTTCGAAGATCGCGAGCAGGCGCGCGTTTAA
- a CDS encoding NADP-dependent isocitrate dehydrogenase codes for MQKIKVKNPVVELDGDEMTKIIWQWIRERLILPYLDVDLKYYDLSVEKRDETDDQITVDAANAIKQYGVGVKCATITPDEARVEEFHLKKMWKSPNGTIRNILGGVVFREPIVIDNVPRLVPGWTDPIVVGRHAFGDQYRATDTLIPGPGELRLVFKGEDGQEIDLKVFDFPSAGVAMAMYNLDDSIRDFARASFNYGLNLGWPVYLSTKNTIMKAYDGRFKDLFQEVFDTEGFAEKFKEAGIVYEHRLIDDMVASALKWNGKFVWACKNYDGDVQSDTVAQGFGSLGLMTSVLMTPDGKTVEAEAAHGTVTRHYRQHQQGKATSTNPIASIFAWTRGLMYRGKFDDTPDVVRFAETLERVCIKTVESGSMTKDLALLIGPNQNWLTTEQFFEAIVTNLEKEMANWA; via the coding sequence ATGCAGAAAATCAAGGTGAAAAACCCGGTCGTCGAGCTCGACGGCGACGAAATGACGAAGATCATCTGGCAGTGGATCCGCGAACGGCTGATCCTGCCTTATCTCGATGTCGACCTGAAGTACTACGATCTCTCGGTCGAGAAGCGTGACGAGACCGATGACCAGATCACCGTCGATGCTGCCAATGCCATCAAGCAGTATGGTGTGGGCGTGAAGTGCGCCACGATCACGCCGGACGAAGCTCGCGTCGAGGAATTCCACCTCAAGAAGATGTGGAAGTCGCCCAACGGCACGATCCGCAACATCCTGGGCGGCGTTGTCTTCCGTGAGCCGATCGTGATCGACAACGTGCCGCGGCTGGTGCCGGGCTGGACCGACCCGATCGTGGTCGGCCGTCATGCCTTTGGTGACCAGTACCGCGCCACCGATACGCTGATCCCCGGCCCGGGCGAGCTCCGCCTCGTTTTCAAGGGTGAAGACGGTCAGGAAATCGACCTCAAGGTGTTCGACTTCCCGAGTGCGGGTGTCGCCATGGCGATGTACAACCTCGACGATTCGATTCGCGACTTCGCCCGCGCCAGCTTCAATTACGGCTTGAACCTCGGTTGGCCGGTGTACCTCAGCACCAAGAACACCATCATGAAAGCCTATGACGGCCGCTTCAAGGACTTGTTCCAGGAAGTGTTCGACACCGAAGGCTTCGCTGAGAAGTTCAAGGAAGCCGGTATCGTCTACGAACACCGCCTGATCGACGACATGGTCGCATCGGCGCTCAAGTGGAACGGCAAGTTCGTGTGGGCCTGCAAGAACTACGATGGCGACGTCCAGTCTGACACCGTCGCGCAGGGCTTCGGCTCGCTCGGGCTGATGACCTCGGTGCTGATGACGCCCGATGGCAAGACGGTTGAGGCAGAAGCTGCCCACGGCACTGTTACCCGCCACTACCGCCAGCACCAGCAGGGCAAGGCGACCTCGACAAACCCGATCGCCTCGATCTTCGCCTGGACCCGCGGCCTGATGTATCGCGGCAAGTTCGACGACACGCCCGATGTCGTACGCTTTGCCGAAACGCTTGAGCGGGTCTGCATCAAGACGGTAGAAAGCGGATCGATGACAAAGGATCTCGCGCTGCTGATCGGTCCGAACCAGAACTGGCTCACCACCGAGCAGTTCTTCGAGGCAATCGTGACCAACCTCGAGAAGGAAATGGCGAACTGGGCCTGA